From Acidipropionibacterium acidipropionici, one genomic window encodes:
- a CDS encoding MFS transporter: MVESRTSHRAWIVWGAGVLAYTLAILHRSSLGVMGLAAASHFHATAGIVATFMVLQLAVYALAQLPAGMLLDRMGPRFVITLGAVFMTAGQTTIALTDQIPVAILARILVGIGDACTFSSAIRLIPSWFPVRMVPMLTQLTGLLGQVGQIGSTVGLVALVGSRGWRTTYLVAAGIGALGVAISAGLLRDAPAGIAGQRTSVALRQMPHEVLEVIRHPATGVGFWAHWSTNLGGVVYSMMWGMPYLTRAEGRSTGTASALLTLYIVVSALTGLIAARLTQRHPLHRSSLISGMVCLAVIAWVAVLVWPGRAPLWLLAGLSIGLGLALPGGSVGFDVLRTEHPAHRLGTATGIAIMGGFTASLILIQIIGWMLDVLCPGGAYTLSGFRWAMSVQLVFFAIGIAGIVFCRNRLRRLRAAAG, translated from the coding sequence GTGGTGGAATCGAGAACGTCGCACAGGGCCTGGATCGTCTGGGGAGCCGGCGTCCTCGCCTACACCCTGGCGATTCTGCACCGCAGCTCACTGGGGGTGATGGGTCTGGCGGCGGCCTCCCACTTCCACGCCACCGCCGGCATCGTCGCGACCTTCATGGTGCTGCAGCTGGCTGTCTACGCCCTGGCGCAGCTGCCGGCGGGGATGCTTCTGGACCGGATGGGCCCTCGATTCGTCATCACCCTGGGAGCGGTCTTCATGACCGCGGGCCAGACCACCATCGCACTCACCGACCAGATCCCGGTCGCGATCCTGGCCCGGATCCTGGTGGGGATCGGGGACGCCTGCACCTTCAGTTCGGCGATCCGCCTCATCCCCTCCTGGTTCCCGGTCCGGATGGTGCCGATGCTCACCCAGCTCACCGGACTGCTCGGGCAGGTGGGCCAGATCGGCTCGACCGTCGGTCTGGTCGCCCTGGTCGGCAGCCGGGGATGGCGCACGACCTACCTGGTGGCCGCCGGCATCGGGGCGCTGGGGGTGGCCATCAGCGCCGGCCTGCTGCGCGACGCCCCTGCCGGCATCGCGGGTCAGCGCACCAGCGTCGCCCTGCGCCAGATGCCCCACGAGGTGCTCGAGGTCATCCGGCATCCGGCCACCGGCGTCGGGTTCTGGGCGCACTGGTCGACCAATCTCGGCGGCGTCGTCTACTCGATGATGTGGGGGATGCCCTACCTCACCCGCGCCGAGGGGCGCTCGACCGGGACGGCGTCGGCCCTGCTGACCCTCTACATCGTCGTCTCAGCGCTGACCGGACTGATCGCGGCACGGCTCACCCAACGCCATCCACTGCACCGCAGCTCACTGATCAGCGGCATGGTGTGCCTGGCGGTCATCGCCTGGGTGGCCGTGCTGGTGTGGCCCGGGCGAGCGCCACTCTGGCTGCTGGCAGGGCTGTCTATCGGGCTGGGGCTGGCACTGCCCGGAGGCTCGGTGGGGTTCGACGTACTGCGCACCGAGCATCCGGCCCACCGGCTGGGCACCGCGACCGGGATCGCGATCATGGGCGGATTCACCGCCTCGCTCATCCTCATCCAGATCATCGGGTGGATGCTGGACGTGCTGTGCCCTGGCGGGGCCTACACCCTGTCGGGGTTCCGCTGGGCGATGAGCGTCCAGCTGGTCTTCTTCGCGATCGGCATCGCCGGAATCGTGTTCTGCCGGAACCGGCTGCGGCGGCTGCGGGCCGCAGCCGGCTGA
- a CDS encoding asparaginase, whose protein sequence is MRVSILYTGGTIGMVDTERGLAPGADLEGWLHRLVAGSELEDGVTITSFERLIDSSNATPDDWQAIIDELWRRREEADAFVVLHGTDTMAYTSAALAFALTGFDKPVVVTGSQYPLGVVGSDAAPNVTGALRAAMAGRRFGVAIFFGHELLRGARVTKTSTWAFQGFDSPSVPELARTGAPWQWSRYDVPTGCGWTDPAPYRRQDVPVLDLAPGITADRLAAALHPLPRAVVLRAFGVGNIPSDEPGLVDVITSTVESGVPVVVTSQCHQADVQLGHYEAGYALARAGAVGSGDMVLEAVYAKLNFLLSQGLDADEVSHWMGTNIAGELS, encoded by the coding sequence GTGAGGGTCTCGATCCTGTACACCGGCGGCACCATCGGGATGGTCGACACCGAGCGGGGCCTGGCGCCCGGGGCCGACCTGGAGGGGTGGCTTCACCGTCTGGTCGCGGGTTCCGAACTGGAGGACGGCGTCACCATCACCTCCTTCGAGAGGCTCATCGACTCCTCCAACGCCACCCCCGACGACTGGCAGGCGATCATCGACGAGCTGTGGCGCCGTCGTGAGGAGGCCGACGCCTTCGTGGTGCTCCACGGCACCGACACGATGGCCTACACCTCGGCCGCTCTGGCCTTCGCCCTCACCGGATTCGACAAGCCCGTCGTGGTGACCGGCTCCCAGTACCCGCTGGGGGTCGTCGGCTCCGACGCCGCACCGAACGTCACCGGGGCGCTGCGCGCCGCGATGGCCGGACGCCGGTTCGGGGTGGCGATCTTCTTCGGCCACGAGCTGCTGCGCGGAGCCCGGGTCACCAAGACCTCCACCTGGGCCTTCCAGGGATTCGACTCGCCCAGCGTGCCCGAGCTGGCGCGCACCGGGGCCCCCTGGCAGTGGAGCCGCTACGACGTCCCCACCGGCTGCGGATGGACCGATCCGGCGCCCTACCGGCGCCAGGACGTGCCGGTGCTCGACCTGGCCCCCGGCATCACCGCCGACCGGCTCGCCGCCGCCCTCCACCCGTTGCCCCGGGCGGTCGTGCTGCGGGCCTTCGGGGTGGGCAACATCCCCAGCGACGAACCGGGGCTGGTCGACGTCATCACCTCCACGGTGGAATCCGGGGTGCCCGTCGTCGTCACCTCCCAGTGCCACCAGGCCGATGTGCAGCTGGGCCACTACGAGGCCGGCTACGCACTGGCCCGGGCAGGGGCCGTCGGATCTGGGGACATGGTGCTGGAGGCGGTCTACGCGAAGCTGAACTTCCTGCTCTCCCAGGGTCTGGACGCCGATGAGGTGTCGCACTGGATGGGCACGAATATCGCCGGCGAGCTCAGCTGA
- the meaB gene encoding methylmalonyl Co-A mutase-associated GTPase MeaB: protein MAQIDVEDLAEQVMGGSRPHLARALTLVESSRPVDRERTRELLKLVSRHTGKAIRLGVSGVPGAGKSTFIDALGCRLVDDHHLKVAVLAVDPSSSQSGGSILGDRTRMGQLAERDDAFVRPSPSGGSLGGVARATRESMIIMEAAGYDVVMVETVGVGQSEVAVAGMVDTYLLVAVTGAGDDLQGVKKGILELADVMAVNKADGDNAPRARQAAEDFSKGLELVSAQAGERTVPVLTCSALEGTGLEEVWQAVVDHRHWLEGNGSLAGRRAAQQHEWMWNIVRNSIVESLRKDPVVAGQMADIEADLGTEATEALDGAQQVLETFARRVPEQAWAHGRPSAG, encoded by the coding sequence ATGGCGCAGATCGACGTCGAGGATCTTGCCGAGCAGGTGATGGGCGGGAGCAGGCCCCACCTCGCCAGGGCGCTGACCCTGGTCGAGTCCAGCAGGCCGGTCGACCGGGAACGCACCCGAGAACTGCTGAAACTGGTCTCCCGCCACACCGGGAAGGCCATCCGGCTCGGCGTCTCCGGGGTGCCCGGCGCCGGCAAGTCCACCTTCATCGACGCCCTGGGCTGCCGGCTCGTCGACGATCATCACCTCAAGGTGGCCGTGCTGGCCGTCGACCCGTCGTCCTCGCAGTCCGGCGGATCGATCCTGGGCGACCGCACCCGGATGGGGCAGCTCGCCGAGCGCGACGACGCCTTCGTCCGCCCCTCCCCCTCGGGCGGCAGCCTGGGCGGGGTGGCCAGGGCCACCCGCGAGTCGATGATCATCATGGAGGCCGCCGGATATGACGTCGTGATGGTCGAGACCGTCGGGGTGGGGCAGTCGGAGGTCGCCGTCGCCGGGATGGTCGACACCTACCTGCTGGTCGCCGTCACCGGGGCGGGGGACGACCTGCAGGGGGTCAAGAAGGGCATCCTCGAGCTGGCCGACGTGATGGCCGTCAACAAGGCCGACGGGGACAATGCCCCGCGCGCCCGCCAGGCTGCCGAGGATTTCAGCAAGGGCCTCGAACTGGTCTCGGCGCAGGCGGGGGAGCGCACCGTCCCGGTGCTCACCTGCTCCGCCCTGGAGGGGACCGGCCTCGAGGAGGTCTGGCAGGCCGTCGTCGACCACCGCCACTGGCTGGAGGGCAACGGGTCGCTGGCCGGGCGCCGCGCCGCCCAGCAGCACGAATGGATGTGGAACATCGTCCGCAACTCCATCGTCGAGTCCCTGCGCAAGGATCCGGTGGTCGCCGGGCAGATGGCCGACATCGAGGCGGATCTCGGCACCGAGGCCACCGAGGCCCTGGACGGCGCCCAACAGGTGCTGGAGACCTTCGCGCGACGGGTCCCCGAGCAGGCCTGGGCGCACGGGCGGCCCTCGGCGGGGTGA